Proteins encoded together in one Oryzias latipes chromosome 11, ASM223467v1 window:
- the smim12 gene encoding small integral membrane protein 12, producing the protein MWPLLWTALRTYAPYVTFPVAFVVGAVGYNLEWFIRGTPKPQEEEKSIFEQREERKLQEQAGTDGTQVLSLKEKLEFTPKAALNRNRPEKS; encoded by the coding sequence ATGTGGCCTTTGCTGTGGACTGCGCTGCGGACTTACGCGCCGTATGTCACCTTCCCTGTGGCTTTTGTAGTGGGAGCAGTGGGCTACAACCTGGAATGGTTCATTAGGGGGACTCCTAAACCACAAGAGGAAGAAAAGAGCATATTTGAACAGAGAGAGGAGAGGAAGCTGCAGGAACAAGCGGGGACCGACGGCACCCAGGTGCTCAGCCTGAAAGAGAAACTGGAGTTCACACCTAAAGCGGCTCTGAACAGGAACCGACCTGAGAAGAGCTAA